The genomic stretch ACTTGGATTTATGGGCATTCCCTTTCCGGAAAAATACGGAGGAGCCGGGCTGGATTACGTCTCTTATGCGGTGGCCGTTGAAGAAATCTCAGCCGCCTGCGCTTCAACCGGAGTAATTGTCTCGGCACATACCTCGCTGGGCTGCGATCCGATATATTCGGCCGGCACCGAAGAGCAGAAACAGAAATTCCTGACTCCCCTGGCTAAAGGCACCAATATCGGATGCCTGGGCCTGACTGAGCCATCCGCCGGCTCTGATGCGGCCAATATCAAAACCAACGCGGTTTTAGACGGCAATAACTGGATTATCAATGGCACGAAATTATTCATCACCAACGCAGCCCAGGCCGATATTGCCGTAATAACCGCCATAACCGATAAATCACAGGGACATAAAGGCATCTCCACCTTCATCGTGGAAAAAGGCACACCCGGATTCAAGGTCGGCAAGGTGGAAGATAAACTGGGCATTAAGGCATCATCTACGGCTGAACTCATCTTTGAAGACTGCCGGATCCCCAAGGAAAATCTGCTGGGGCCATTAGGCGGCGGATTTAAGATTGCCCTGCAGACATTAGACGGTGGCCGGATCGGCATTGCGGCCCAGGCCGTGGGCATTGCCCGGGCGGCGCTTGAAGCATCGGTTAAATATTCCAAGGAACGCACCCAGTTTAATCAGCCCATTTCCAATTTCCAGGCCATCCAGTGGATGCTGGCGGATATGGCCACCCAGACAGATGCGGCGCGGCTCCTAACCCTGCGGGCCGCCTGGCTTAAGGATACCAAGGAACGGTTCTCACAGCAATCAGCCATGGCCAAACTGTTTGCCTCAGAAGTAGCCACTGACGCGGCGCACAAGGCCATCCAGATTTACGGCGGATACGGATACACCAAGGATTACCCGGTGGAGCGCTTCTATCGCGATGCCCGGATTACCGAGATTTACGAAGGAACATCGGAGATACAGAGATTAGTTATTGCCAGTAATTTACTGAAAAGCTGAACAACTAAAGAACCATAAAACGGATAACTAGTATTTTGTTTTATAGTCCTTTAGTTCTTAAATTATAGAGAGTGAGGGGTAATATGGGCCTATGCATTTATCTCAACGGCAAGTTCTATACCAAACGCGAAGAAGCAACGGTCTCGGTCTATGACCACGGATTCCTTTATGGCGACGGCGTATTTGAGGGCATCCGGGTTTATAACGGCAAGGTCTTCAAACTCCACGATCATATCAAGCGGCTCTACCAATCCGCCATTTCCATAATGCTTAAGATTCCGTTTTCCCAGGAAAAGATGGAACAACTGGTGATAGAAACCTGCCGCAAGACCGGACTTAAGGACATTTATATCCGACTGGTAGTATCGCGTG from Planctomycetota bacterium encodes the following:
- a CDS encoding acyl-CoA dehydrogenase, translated to MDFRLTEEQKMLQQTIREFAESEIKPLAAESDHTGKFPIETVKKLAELGFMGIPFPEKYGGAGLDYVSYAVAVEEISAACASTGVIVSAHTSLGCDPIYSAGTEEQKQKFLTPLAKGTNIGCLGLTEPSAGSDAANIKTNAVLDGNNWIINGTKLFITNAAQADIAVITAITDKSQGHKGISTFIVEKGTPGFKVGKVEDKLGIKASSTAELIFEDCRIPKENLLGPLGGGFKIALQTLDGGRIGIAAQAVGIARAALEASVKYSKERTQFNQPISNFQAIQWMLADMATQTDAARLLTLRAAWLKDTKERFSQQSAMAKLFASEVATDAAHKAIQIYGGYGYTKDYPVERFYRDARITEIYEGTSEIQRLVIASNLLKS